Proteins found in one Bacillus subtilis subsp. subtilis str. 168 genomic segment:
- the ybfI gene encoding putative transcriptional regulator (AraC/XylS family, cupin family) (Evidence 3: Putative function from multiple computational evidences; Product type r: regulator): protein MQNETRTLQLDPHLHIEAYRFKGIMQKFPNHFHDYYVIGFIEKGQRYLACQDQEYIINPGDLLLFNPRDTHSCEQIDGRTLDYRCINVMPDIMEKAVKEITGSGHLPYFSQHVLFRHELTASLQELHILISEEKQALRKEELFLHLLEELIRHYSDVTFLSSVPEPSDEVKMVCEFLEEHYAENVTLNDLSELTGWSKYHLLRSFTKQKGITPNSYMETIRINQAKKLLEQGVRPIDAAFQTGFSDQSHMTKFFKRQVGLTPKQYMKIFEKELHR, encoded by the coding sequence ATGCAAAACGAAACCCGCACACTGCAGCTTGACCCACACCTTCATATAGAAGCCTACCGCTTCAAGGGAATTATGCAGAAGTTCCCGAACCACTTTCACGATTATTATGTGATTGGATTTATTGAAAAAGGGCAACGGTATCTGGCCTGTCAGGATCAAGAATATATCATCAATCCAGGTGATCTTCTCCTCTTTAACCCCCGTGACACGCATAGCTGTGAACAGATTGACGGCCGGACGCTTGATTATCGGTGTATCAATGTCATGCCGGATATCATGGAGAAGGCGGTGAAAGAGATTACTGGCTCCGGGCATCTCCCTTATTTCTCCCAGCATGTGTTATTCCGCCATGAGCTGACAGCCAGCCTGCAGGAATTGCATATTTTGATATCCGAGGAAAAACAAGCTTTGCGTAAGGAGGAGCTGTTTCTTCATCTATTAGAGGAGCTGATCCGCCATTATTCAGATGTCACGTTCCTTAGCAGCGTTCCAGAACCATCAGACGAAGTCAAAATGGTTTGTGAATTTTTAGAAGAGCATTATGCCGAAAATGTTACACTCAATGATTTGAGTGAATTAACAGGCTGGAGCAAGTATCATTTATTGCGTTCATTTACAAAACAAAAAGGCATTACCCCTAATAGCTACATGGAAACAATCCGGATTAATCAAGCCAAAAAACTCCTTGAACAAGGGGTAAGGCCGATTGATGCGGCATTTCAGACAGGATTCAGCGATCAGAGTCATATGACGAAGTTTTTTAAACGGCAGGTGGGGCTGACGCCGAAGCAATACATGAAGATTTTTGAAAAGGAGCTTCACAGATGA
- the purT gene encoding phosphoribosylglycinamide formyltransferase 2 (Evidence 1a: Function from experimental evidences in the studied strain; PubMedId: 7496533; Product type e : enzyme) produces the protein MYQSKKVLLLGSGELGKEVVIEAQRLGVQTVAVDSYEHAPAMQVAHNSYVVDMLDPEQIRTIIEKENPDLIVPEVEAIATDELLKLEEEGFHVIPNARAAKLTMDREGIRRLAAETLGLATAGYEFANTYDEFIQAAAQIGFPCVVKPLMSSSGKGQSVCRSEADLESCWETAMEGGRVKNGRVIVEEFIPFESEITLLTVRAVNGTAFCEPIGHVQKDGDYIESWQPHDMTEQQIEEAKHIAKTITDELGGYGLFGVELFLAKDRVYFSEVSPRPHDTGLVTLVTQNLSEFALHVRAILGFPITEITQLSPGASRPLKAPEELADYTVEGLENALAVPKTQVRVFGKPITKAGRRMAVALSAADSVETARENAKKALDQLILK, from the coding sequence ATGTATCAATCAAAGAAGGTTTTATTGTTAGGTTCAGGTGAATTAGGTAAAGAGGTAGTGATTGAAGCCCAGCGTCTTGGGGTACAGACGGTGGCAGTTGACAGTTACGAGCATGCTCCGGCGATGCAGGTCGCGCATAACAGTTATGTCGTTGATATGCTGGACCCAGAGCAGATCAGAACCATCATTGAGAAAGAAAATCCGGATTTGATTGTGCCTGAGGTTGAGGCGATTGCGACGGATGAATTGCTGAAGCTTGAAGAGGAAGGATTTCACGTTATCCCGAATGCCCGTGCGGCCAAGCTGACGATGGATCGGGAAGGCATCAGACGACTTGCGGCGGAAACGCTTGGACTTGCGACAGCTGGCTATGAATTTGCGAATACATATGATGAATTTATACAAGCGGCAGCTCAGATCGGTTTTCCTTGTGTCGTTAAACCATTGATGAGTTCTTCTGGAAAAGGCCAAAGTGTGTGCCGCTCTGAAGCGGATTTAGAGAGCTGCTGGGAGACGGCGATGGAAGGCGGACGGGTGAAAAACGGCCGCGTGATCGTTGAGGAGTTTATCCCTTTCGAATCAGAAATCACACTCTTAACCGTACGTGCGGTTAACGGTACGGCATTTTGTGAGCCGATCGGTCATGTGCAAAAGGACGGGGATTATATCGAATCGTGGCAGCCGCATGATATGACAGAGCAGCAAATAGAAGAAGCGAAGCATATTGCGAAAACGATCACGGATGAGCTTGGCGGATACGGCCTGTTTGGTGTTGAGCTGTTCCTTGCGAAAGATAGGGTATATTTCAGTGAGGTATCTCCTCGTCCGCATGATACGGGTCTTGTCACGCTGGTGACGCAAAATTTGTCAGAATTTGCGCTGCATGTCCGGGCGATTCTCGGCTTTCCGATTACAGAAATCACACAGCTTTCTCCTGGCGCCAGCAGGCCCCTCAAAGCGCCGGAAGAATTAGCGGATTACACTGTTGAAGGATTGGAAAACGCACTGGCAGTCCCAAAGACTCAAGTGCGCGTCTTTGGAAAGCCGATAACAAAAGCCGGACGTCGTATGGCAGTTGCGCTTTCTGCTGCTGATTCAGTTGAAACGGCAAGAGAGAATGCAAAGAAAGCGTTGGACCAGCTAATTTTAAAATAG